In a single window of the Littorina saxatilis isolate snail1 linkage group LG5, US_GU_Lsax_2.0, whole genome shotgun sequence genome:
- the LOC138965894 gene encoding piggyBac transposable element-derived protein 4-like has translation MKVPLPTDRTPLGYFTLFVDNVVIDRFVLETNKFAKQVKEHLPDFYYLKRWNCDTGTDSTEMRKLIGILMAMGVVSKPTERSYWSTNSIMETPFFNKVMPRDRFLALFTFWHLNDNEEAPLPGSPDYDKLYKIQPFFSHLQERFSSVYYPEENMAVDESVMPWRGRVAWRQFIANKPCRYGMKLYCLCESSSGYIVKMKMYTGKDGNKREVDHGPNVVKALTEDYRNKGHTIFTDSFFTSSDLVTYMQENGTSYVGTVLKHRRGNPTDISSKDMKVAKGKTVVRQKNNVVAVRYNDRKDFMLLSSKFTAEPVDTGKTVRLTREQRQRGEEARNAVKPMLVHEYNKSMNGVDHFDQHLSYYSFNRKTVKWWKRAATHLLHMALVQAMILFNKYEDKPKPQADFVLDLVMQLTNCGVAERQDPADPHAERQDGEILAGDDEGRGNDEAAAGEVEAAAGGVEAEEPPKKRMRVKPMDFERLSHADNPHRLVPTPRTAKSMRASRNCECCTIASGKRHTYLRRVQTTYMCKACKVPLCSDPCFSIYHSTKDYKREMRRYYSINGEEE, from the exons ATGAAAGTTCCACTTCCCACTGACAGGACCCCACTGGGATATTTCACACTGTTTGTCGACAATGTTGTCATCGATCGTTTTGTCTTGGAGACAAACAAGTTTGCAAAGCAGGTAAAGGAGCACTTGCCCGACTTCTATTACCTGAAACGATGGAACTGTGATACTGGCACTGATTCAACTGAGATGAGAAAGCTCATAGGAATATTGATGGCCATGGGTGTGGTCAGCAAGCCCACAGAAAGATCATACTGGTCGACGAATTCAATCATGGAGACGCCGTTCTTCAACAAG GTCATGCCACGTGACAGATTCCTCGCCCTCTTCACTTTCTGGCATCTCAATGACAATGAGGAAGCACCCCTGCCAGGCAGTCCAGACTATGACAAGCTCTACAAGATTCAACCGTTCTTCAGTCACCTGCAGGAAAGGTTTTCTTCTGTGTATTACCCGGAAGAAAACATGGCTGTGGATGAGTCCGTTATGCCATGGCGTGGACGTGTGGCCTGGAGACAGTTTATTGCCAACAAACCATGCCGCTACGGAATGAAGCTGTACTGCCTCTGTGAAAGCTCAAGTGGCTACATcgtgaaaatgaaaatgtacaCAGGAAAAGATGGCAACAAAAGAGAAGTTGATCATGGTCCAAATGTGGTCAAAGCTCTAACAGAAGATTACCGCAACAAAGGTCACACTATCTTCACCGACTCATTCTTCACCTCATCCGACCTTGTGACTTACATGCAGGAGAACGGCACTTCTTACGTTGGCACTGTCCTAAAACATCGAAGAGGAAATCCTACCGACATTTCAAGCAAGGATATGAAAGTGGCGAAGGGAAAGACCGTTGTTCGGCAAAAAAACAATGTCGTTGCTGTTCGATACAATGATCGAAAAGATTTCATGTTGCTGAGCTCAAAGTTCACGGCGGAGCCTGTGGACACTGGCAAGACAGTACGACTGACAAGGGAGCAGCGCCAGAGAGGAGAAGAAGCCAGGAATGCGGTGAAGCCGATGCTTGTACACGAGTACAACAAAAGCATGAATGGCGTTGATCACTTCGACCAGCACCTCAGCTACTATTCTTTCAACAGAAAGACTGTGAAGTGGTGGAAGAGAGCGGCCACTCACTTACTCCACATGGCCTTGGTCCAAGCCATgattctgttcaacaaatatgAGGATAAACCCAAACCCCAGGCAGATTTTGTCCTTGACCTCGTCATGCAGCTGACAAACTGTGGAGTAGCGGAGCGACAAGATCCCGCTGACCCACACGCGGAGCGACAGGATGGAGAGATTTTGGCTGGTGACGATGAAGGACGAGGTAATGATGAAGCAGCAGCAGGAGAGGTTGAAGCAGCAGCAGGAGGGGTTGAAGCTGAAGAACCACCAAAGAAAAGGATGCGGGTCAAGCCAATGGACTTCGAGCGACTCAGCCATGCTGACAACCCTCACAGACTGGTCCCTACCCCACGCACCGCAAAGAGCATGCGGGCATCCAGAAACTGCGAGTGCTGCACCATTGCTTCTGGGAAAAGACATACCTACCTCAGGAGAGTGCAGACCACCTACATGTGCAAGGCCTGCAAGGTCCCTCTGTGTTCAGACCCATGCTTCAGCATCTACCACTCAACGAAGGACTATAAGCGCGAAATGAGACGCTATTATAGCATCAATGGCGAAGAAGAGTAA